The Armatimonadota bacterium region CTGACTTGGCTTGGGTTGCGCTGCATCTTGCGAAGTTTTCGCGAGGCGAGCTGTTTAAGTTCGCTCTTAGTCCGAGCGCCATGATCCTTTAGCTCTTGGTGTTTCAAATGGTTCCAGATTTTCTCGTCTGGATTCCAGTCGGGCGAGTATTTCGGAAGGTAGAAAACATGGAGTCGGGTCTGAGATTCGACGAACGCATGCGTCTTCTTGGATGTATGAGGAGGAGCCTGGTCCATGACAACGACAAGGTGGCGACGTGTGTGGTGCTTCAGCAGTTGGACCAGGAAGTTGATCACGTCGGTTGAGTTGATCCGCTTTTCGAGCAACCTGAATACTAAGCGGCCCTTCTTGCTGACCGCAGATATCGCAGCCACTCCTCCACGTTTTCCTGATACTACTCGAGTCGGGGTTTGGCCACTCGGCGCCCACGTCTTTCCAAGCACCGCTGTCAAAGAGATATTTGCTTCATCCTCAAAATACAAGACCGCTTTGTGCTGCTTGGCGCATCTGCGGATCTTCGGCAGCTCGTATCGCCGCCACTTTGTACGCTCTGCCTCACTCGCCTCAAGATAGCGACGTTCCGGTTTTTGATAGGTCAATCCCGACTCACGAAGACGTCGCCACACGGTTTGGCGCGATACGCGAAGTTTAAATTCTTGCCACAGCACCTGCGCTGCTCGTCTGCAGGTCCACAGGTCAGTCTCGTACCCGAACTCGGATGCACCCTTCACAACAACTTGGAGCAGTTTGGCCGACTCGTTCTCCTTCAGCGTGCGTGGTCGCCCACTTCCTGGACTGCTGCACCGGCGCAACCCCTCAGGGCTGCCAGCCGCATCGTATCGCTTTACCCAACGGTAGATGGTCGTTCGGTCGGTCTGATACGCAGCTGCGACCTGCCCAAGAGGCATTCCCATCTCGCAAGCCTTAACGGCTCGAGCACGGATCTCAAATGTAGAGTAACGACCTTGCTCTTGCACTACGCCATTGGACCACACCCTGACCGTGACTGCAAGATAATGTTGCATATTTATTGGACTGATCTATAGTTGCCTCAGGCGTCAAGAGAGAATGATTATGTATCATGATATCACCTCAAGGTTTGAGAGCCGCCCAACGCCACGACTGGCACGCACACACCAATTCGCGATCTGAACAAACGGTGGGTCGAAATCGGCGATCAGGCCGTAGCTCATCAGGCGGCGCAACTGGCAACAGCGCCGCGGTCGTCCACTGCCACGCAGCGTACCGAACTTCGTCAATAAGTACAATGTCCCGAAATCGATCGCTTGTGCGATTCCGCCCAAATCGTACGAAGGCGTTGCGCGCATTGATTCGCGCCGACGTTCGAGCGGAGAGCCCGTCGTGATCACCTCAGAACCGGCCCGCAATGCAGCCTGACGGGTCCGACCTTGCACATCGGCTGACACGCGCGGTCAGGGGTCATTACGGCCGCGAGGTTCTCTCCATCGCTCGTGTCGCGAAGGGCATGGGCACCACCAACTGGCTGGTGCGCACGCCCGCCGGGGAATACTTCCTGAAACAGTACCCGTCCGACGCCGACATCGCCGGTGAAGCGGTCGCGCTCGAGTTGTCACAATCGGCACGGGCCGCAGGGGTACCGGCAGCATGGGTCATCCCGTCCCTCGCCGGCGAACTGCTCTGGTCAGAGGGTGACCTGGCTTCGCGCTCTTCGAATACCTGTCCGACACAA contains the following coding sequences:
- a CDS encoding IS630 family transposase, with amino-acid sequence MQEQGRYSTFEIRARAVKACEMGMPLGQVAAAYQTDRTTIYRWVKRYDAAGSPEGLRRCSSPGSGRPRTLKENESAKLLQVVVKGASEFGYETDLWTCRRAAQVLWQEFKLRVSRQTVWRRLRESGLTYQKPERRYLEASEAERTKWRRYELPKIRRCAKQHKAVLYFEDEANISLTAVLGKTWAPSGQTPTRVVSGKRGGVAAISAVSKKGRLVFRLLEKRINSTDVINFLVQLLKHHTRRHLVVVMDQAPPHTSKKTHAFVESQTRLHVFYLPKYSPDWNPDEKIWNHLKHQELKDHGARTKSELKQLASRKLRKMQRNPSQVRGIFFRCFVADLLD